In a genomic window of Wyeomyia smithii strain HCP4-BCI-WySm-NY-G18 chromosome 1, ASM2978416v1, whole genome shotgun sequence:
- the LOC129718554 gene encoding larval cuticle protein A3A-like: protein MQQHILSSDVKMAFKVLSFLVLVAVARAGVYNAPLTYAAPAPALAYSHAPAQLAYAAPAQVAYAAPAQVAYAAPVAKTLVSAPVVKTVVADEYDPNPQYSFSYGISDALTGDQKSQQESRNGDVVQGSYSVVDPDGTKRTVEYTADPHNGFNAVVHREPLGAPVTKVVAAAPVVAKYVAQPAVYAAPAVTKTLVQQPLVYSAPAVTKTLLTQPASYAYHH from the exons ATGCAGCAGCACATTCTATCATCGGACGTAAAAATGGCATTCAAG GTTTTGAGCTTCCTCGTGCTGGTGGCAGTTGCCCGCGCTGGTGTTTATAACGCTCCTCTGACTTATGCCGCTCCAGCTCCAGCTCTAGCGTACTCTCACGCTCCGGCCCAGCTGGCTTATGCTGCCCCAGCTCAAGTAGCTTATGCTGCTCCAGCTCAAGTGGCTTATGCTGCTCCAGTCGCCAAGACCCTGGTCTCTGCTCCAGTCGTCAAGACCGTTGTCGCCGATGAGTACGACCCGAACCCACAGTACTCGTTCTCGTACGGAATCTCCGATGCCCTGACCGGTGACCAGAAGTCCCAGCAGGAATCTCGCAACGGTGATGTCGTTCAGGGATCATACTCCGTCGTTGACCCAGATGGCACCAAGCGAACAGTCGAATACACCGCCGACCCACACAACGGATTCAATGCCGTCGTCCACCGTGAACCTTTGGGCGCTCCAGTTACCAAGGTCGTTGCTGCTGCTCCAGTCGTCGCCAAGTATGTTGCCCAGCCCGCTGTCTATGCTGCCCCAGCTGTAACCAAGACCCTGGTCCAGCAACCTCTTGTCTACTCAGCCCCAGCCGTCACAAAGACCCTCCTGACCCAGCCTGCCTCCTATGCCTACCACCACTAA
- the LOC129718553 gene encoding cuticle protein-like yields MAFKFVTFLALVAVARAGLIASPALSYAAAPALSYAAAPALSYAAPAQLAYSAPIAKSISYAAPATKTLIAAPAQLAYAAPVAKTLVAAPIAKTIVADEYDPNPQYSFSYGISDQLTGDQKSQQESRNGDLVQGSYSLVDADGLKRTVDYTADSHNGFNAVVRREPLVAKTLIAQPALATETILAPQPAFSAYAAPLASKTIIAQPALASYAAPIATKSLIAQPAIASYSAPLATKAYLAQPAYASYAAPAHY; encoded by the exons ATGGCATTCAAG TTTGTGACTTTCCTCGCTCTGGTGGCCGTCGCACGTGCTGGATTAATTGCAAGCCCAGCTCTGTCCTACGCCGCAGCTCCAGCTCTATCCTACGCCGCAGCTCCCGCTCTCTCATATGCCGCACCAGCGCAATTGGCCTACTCTGCTCCAATTGCTAAAAGCATCTCGTATGCTGCTCCTGCCACTAAGACATTGATTGCTGCTCCAGCACAACTGGCCTATGCCGCACCAGTCGCCAAGACCCTCGTCGCTGCCCCGATTGCCAAGACCATCGTTGCCGATGAATACGACCCGAACCCACAGTACTCCTTCTCCTATGGAATCTCCGATCAGCTGACCGGTGACCAGAAATCCCAACAGGAATCCCGCAACGGAGATTTAGTTCAGGGCTCGTACTCCCTCGTAGATGCTGATGGTCTGAAGCGTACCGTTGACTACACTGCCGATTCACACAACGGATTCAACGCCGTCGTGCGTCGTGAACCGCTGGTTGCCAAAACACTGATCGCTCAGCCCGCTCTGGCCACCGAAACAATCTTGGCACCTCAACCAGCTTTCAGCGCCTATGCTGCACCATTGGCATCCAAGACCATCATTGCTCAACCAGCTCTGGCCAGCTACGCTGCGCCTATCGCTACCAAGTCCTTGATTGCGCAGCCCGCTATTGCCTCGTACTCCGCGCCTTTGGCCACCAAGGCTTACCTGGCCCAGCCAGCTTATGCTTCCTATGCTGCTCCGGCCCATTATTAA